The genomic DNA GGCCTGAGCAGACAACTCGCAACTGGTTATAGCTATCTGCCTCGGTAAAGGCATCGCGCAACCCCTGCTGAGCTTGATTGACTAATTCCTGGGGAGTGTTGAGGGGTACAGGCAATTTGAGCAAAGTGGTGGTCAGGTTTTGCCGCTGGGTACTGGGGTAGAGGGAAATTGCCATTAACCGCGCCACTAACTTTTGGGCTTGCAACTGCTGCGCCATCAGGGAGACAGTCAGACCGATCGTTTCCTGCAACTGACTCAGACTGGTAATTGGTTGGGCAAATCTGCGCCAACTGAGGATTTCAGGCACCAGAGCAGGAAAATCCCGCTCCTCCAGACAGGAGATGTTACGTAGTTCCAAAGCTAGACGCAGACCTACTACTCCCATGACCTGGCGCACTACCTTGTCGTCAGCCTCCCGTAGGTCGAAAGCTGTGCGAATCCCCACTGCCCTGAGGAATTCCTTGTAGGTGGGACTGATCCCCCACACACTCCCCACTCCTAAGCGGGGCAACATCTCTTCCTGTAGCTGGCGATTGCTAAAGTCTTTGAACCCCAAACACGCTGCTAGTTGAGCTAGAGTCCTAGTAGGGGCAATTCCCACATGGGCATACATACCTGTCCCCACTTTCACCGTTGCCAGCAGCTGTTCCGCTATCCAAGTGACTTTGTCGCCCCGCCGATAATCTACAGGGTCAAACAGTTCTATAAATAGACGACCAGGTGCCCAGACTGCAATGGGGTCACCAAAATTTTTCAGCATCTCCTGCAGCCGCTGCATCATGTCCTGGCAGAGGAGTTCGTTGACATGATACACTACCACCCCCTGGTGGCGCACCCGATCGGCATAGAGAAACAAAGGCACACCCCGCTGCAGCCCCAATTGCCTGGCTTCTGGTGACAGGGCTTGGATGCATTCATTTTCATCAAGCAAGACCACGGGTTTCCCCTCTAGGCTGGGATTGTAGTTACGCTCACAGCTAATGTAAAAATCCCGACAAGCAACAAAAGCAAACAGGGGGGGCATGGATTGTTCCTCGCGGATAGCGTGACTATGTTATAACGCAGTCAGTTCGTTTATGGTAGGTCTGTCGCCAGAAATCTGTCCTCTTATGCCAGTAAAAGATTTGTTCAGGATCATTTCTGACACCGCACCTGCCTATCTAACTAGTAAGATAGAATACACTCGGCAAAGGTAAAGCTATGGAGACTCCCTATATCTACTACGTCCCGATCTACCCCGACGATGACTGCAGTGAAACCCTTATGCATCTATTCATAGGTAAGCCTGGACTGGATAAAGAAATCCTAGAGCTTTTGGACGAACTCGATCGCCGCGAGCAGGCAGGGGAGGGAGTAGACTACCTGCAGGAACTAGAAGACAAGTTGGGGCTAAAACGGGTGTCGGTACACCAGCTCAGCCGCGATCGTAAATTTGCTGCGATTAATACTTAATTGGGCGCGTGCGATACCACCAGCCGAGAATCTGTAGCCAGTTCCAGCCCCGTTTTGCCATCTGGTTACTCATTTCCTGGTCTAGGTGTTGCCCGTCGGCAATTGGCATATAGCCATTGCCCCAGCTAATCCACTCCCGTTTTAGTCTGGCACGATAGTAGCCTTTGAATTCGGGGCTGAGGATATAGCCCTCCGTGGCAGCCACAGCCTGGTCACTGCGGGGATGGATAACAGGCTTAGTCAGTCCTGTTTGGGGGTCAAAGCGATAGAAGCCTTTGTAAACTTGGTCCCTGGTGTCACTGACCAAGTCATAGGGAGCATTGCCCCACTTGCGCTGCTTTTGCGTGTTGATAGCATAGCTGCGGGCAGCTACTGCCTGAGCCATGAGTGCATCTAAGTGCCAACTAGCAGGCATTTCACTGGGGACAACACTGCGCAAGTATTCCTCCAGGGGCAAGACATTGACAGCGATCGTTTGGTTCCGCCACTGGCTAATTTGGATTTCCCCAGGGTAGAGGGTGTCTTGAATTTGAATCAGCCCATTGTTGCTGGTGGTGATGCGGGCGGGGGGAAAAGCGGGAATAGCGTACCACTGTCCGGGGCTAAGGGGAGTAACTTGCCCACCTACTTCTAGCCGCCCCGGTTGACTGACGGCTACCTTGATTTCTTCTCCTGGTTCTTCATGGACTAGTACCCGTAACATTACACTGGCAAATACAGGGGACACCCTAGATACCACAGTTAGCAGGAGCGCTAGGAGTACCGATCGAATCGTTGTTTTTACCATATTTCACTCACACCAGTACATCTTATTACTGCTTCACTTTCCCCTTTGTTTGCCCCAGAGGGGAGGGAATACTGGCTTAGTTGCCGAATCCTGTAAGAGAATAGTCCGATCGGGGGGTGTTTGTCTAGGTTTAGGGGAAAATATCCTTAAATTCCTGGCTATTTCTGGAAATTAACTGACTCTGTTGCCTGACCTTGGTCTAGGTGCTTTTTCTGCCAACAATTGTCACAGATGCCGTAAAAATCCAGGCTGTGGTAGTAGATGTGAAACTTATAGGTAGCTGGCAGTTGGATATTGAGTGCTTCGAGGGGACAGGTTTCAATGGGGAAGGAATGCCCACAACTAAGGCAGTAGAGGTGATGGCGATCGAGGACTAGGGCGCTGTAAACTGTCTCGCCGGTGGGGGTAATAATCGCTTTAATAGCTCCCTGCTGTTTGAGGGCTTCTAGCCCCCGATAGACGGTCGCCAAACCCATACCATAGCCTTGGTCTTTCAACCGCCGATGGAGTTCCTGGGCAGAGACTGCTTCCTGCAGTTGCTGGAGAAGGTTGAGGATGAGGGTCTGCTTCTTGGTGATTTGCTGGGGAGATGTCATAGACCAAAGTTGCCAACTAGCCTGCTTCTTTCCGCGATCCGCAATTTAGCAGAGCGGGCTCGGGGGTTCTGAGCAATTTCCTGGGGAGTAGGCACGATCGGTTTTTTGTGCACCATTACTAAGCGGGGGTCGTTTTTGTAGGCGGTTTTCACCAGGCGGTCTTCCAGGGAATGGAAGCTGATAATTACCAGTCTACCCCCAGGTTCTAACCAATCAGGTACGACTTGTAACCAAGCATGCAGAGATTCCAGCTCCCGATTGACCGCCAGCCGCAGAGCTTGGAACGTACGGGTAGCACAGTGGATACGCCCACGGCGGTAAAAGGGGGGTACCGATCGGCTAATTACTTCTGCTAGTTCCGTTGTGGTGTACAAGGGTCGGGCTTGGACTATCCCCTTGGCAATAGCACGGCTAAAGCGTTCTTCTCCCCAGGTAAAAATTAAATCCGCTAGGGCGGTTTCTGAGTAGGTATTGACAATATCCGCTGCCGTTAATGCCTGGCTCTGGTCCATACGCATATCCAGGGGGGCAGTGTGGCGAAAACTAAAACCCCGATCGGGGCTATCCAACTGAGCAGAACTCACCCCTAAATCAGCAACGATGCCGTGAAAGCGATGGGGGGGAACGAATTCACAGAAATTGCCCCGCCAGAAGTGCACCCGCTCCCCAAATTCCTGCAGGCGGGTTTGCGCAAATTCTATAGCCGCTGCGTCCCGATCGATGGCAGTTACAGTAGTGTCCTGGTGTGCCAAGATCAGCGCACTGTGCCCTCCCCCACCTACCGTGCAGTCTAGGTAGCTGCCCCCTGCCTGTAGGTTAAGTCCCGCCAACACCTCTAGGGCTAGGACGGGCACATGGTAACTATTCTGGTTTGGACAGCTCAATGCGGAAGAGCTTGCTGTAGAAGATAGTAGGGAAGTCGATCAGCTGTTTCTCCCTGTAGAGGTTGACAACGTCGATGAGATAGCTGACGAATTCGTTGTTGACCATCTGTAGTTCATAGCTGAGTTCAGGCTGGTTGTCGAAGATGAACTTACACAATGTAAAGTCCAAGGGAGTGTTAGCCACTCGCCAAGTTGCCACAAACGGTACACTTGGCCCCCCCTCAATCATGCGTTCCCCTACTAACTCCCCAGCTCTGTACAACCCCAAGGCAAAGGGCAGTTGGGCACGGCGATTCACATCCCGCACGTAGGGGGCATACATAGCTACTTCCTGGGGAGGAGCTTCCCGCAGTTCCAGTCCCATAAACTTCTCTATTTCTTCATACTTAAAAGTTTACGCGGAAATGCGGTCAACTATCTTGATTTTGCCATCAGGCTCCACTGTCCAGACATCATAGGCACCTTGCACATCCCCATTGCTATCTAGGTCGACGTTACCACTTACCCCTTGGTAGTTAATATCTTGCCCTTCCCGTACCCGCTGGAGGGCTTCACAGATATTGGTTACCTCTGCCCCTGGGGGAGCAGCTACCTCGCGAATTTTAGTTTTGATTTGTGCTCCCTGGTTAGACTTGGCCGCCTCTGCCCCCAGCAAAATCAAGGTGGTGGCATCGTAGGCATGGGGCACAAAGGCACCGATCGGTTGGTTGTACTTCGCCTCGTAGTCTTTCTGGAACTGCTCTAAGCCCTTGCCATCGGCACCGGGAACAGTCCCAAGGGCACCGGCAATGATCATCTTGCCATCGGGTTTTGTCCCCACTGCTTTGGGAAAGGCTTCTGTCTGTACCCCATCGGTTAGAAGCAGTTGCACTCCCTCTAATAATCCCAATTCATAGGCAGATTTTAGGACCGCCGCACCAGTATCGGGGTAAAGAGCAGCTGCTACTGCCTCAGGTTTATTGCCAAAGGCTTTCCGCACTTCTGCTTCAAATGTAGTAGCTTTGGGGTCATAGCGACTGGGGTCTTGTTCGTTGAGGATTTCCCCCCCTAGGGATTTGAAGGTCTCCACGAAGACTTTTTCAAAACTCACGCCGTAGTCGTTGTTGATGACAATAGTGCTGACTTTACGAAAGCCTTTATTGTAGGCAAGTTTAGCGAGGGCGGCGGCTTGGTAGGTGTCAGGGGGAGCGGTGCGATTCCAAAAGTCCTGGAATTCTCCCTTTTGTGCCCGCTCGGTAAATACAGTACTGGTACTAGCAGGGGAAACCATTACCACCTGGTTGGGTACAGCCACTGCCAACGCCGCACTGGAAATGCCACTGCCAAAGGCTCCCACTACTGCCCCTACTTTGTCGATCGTGGCTAACTTATTCATTGCCTCTGCCCCCGCTGTTTCCGAGGTACGGTCATCTTCTTTGACTAGTTGGACTGGTTGCCCCAGCACCCCGCCACAGCCATTAGCTGTTTCCACTGCCATCTCGATTGCTTTCACCATTGGTTCGCCAAAGGCTGATAGGTCACCTGTTATAGGCAGCAATACTCCTACTTTGAGAGCTTGAGCTTGCCCACTGGGACTACTCCCCCCCGTTGTGGGGGCTTTGGCTAGGCGGTCACAGGCTACCACACCGATCGTGGTCAACCCAGCTAGTAGCACTAACAGGAATTGAGTCAGCCAGCGTCCTAATGTCATATCTGCCACGATAGATTCTCTTCGGTGTTATTGTGACACAGGTTTCTGTCAAAATGGAAGACGAGGGCACAGAGAAAACAGAAGTATGTTAGGCAAGGTTTCCCTAGGCAAGTGGGGGTTGATCGGAGGAGCAGTCTTGACTCTGGTGGGTGTAGTTGCCTATGCCACCAATAATCCGACCTTGAATTTAGTCGGTTTTTTCTACGGCATTCCTCTGTTTTTGGGGGGCGCAGCACTCAAAGCAGCAGAACTAAAACCAGTACCCCTTGTTATTCCCACTACACCAGCAGTACTACAATTACGACAATCCCAGGCAACTCCTACCCTCAAGCAATTGTATGCTGATGTCACCCGCTATCGCTACGGCACAGAGGCCCACCTCCTGGAGGCATTGCAACGGCTCCAACTCTCCCCTAATGACAGAGAACGTCCCCTATTGGTGGGCATCTACGAAACCGATCGGGGGGGCAAATATGCCCTTGTTTTGCGCTTTAGTTCTCCCCATTTTGACCTAGGGGCATGGCAAGCAAGGCAGGACAAAATTAGTAGATTTTTCGGTCCAGGGGTAGTAGCAGAAATCACTAGCCCCGCTGAACACACGATCGATGTTGCCTTGGTTGTAACTTAACGGTACCCCTCTCTACTATCATGCATAATGGCGGGTTAGGGGAACAGGGATGGAGCAACGCTATTTTAATCGTGAATTGAGCTGGCTAGCCTTTAACGATCGGGTACTATGCGAAGGGATTGACCCCCGTACCCCCCTGCTGGAACGGGTAAAGTTTGTCGCTATTTTTAGTAGCAACCTGGACGAATTTTTCATGGTGCGGGTAGCAAATGTCAAGCGAGCAATTGCGCAATGTCTGGATACGCGTACCGATGACGGTTTAACCCCTAGGCAGCAGCTGCAAGCGATTCGAGCAGCG from Pseudanabaenaceae cyanobacterium SKYG29 includes the following:
- a CDS encoding DUF2854 domain-containing protein gives rise to the protein MLGKVSLGKWGLIGGAVLTLVGVVAYATNNPTLNLVGFFYGIPLFLGGAALKAAELKPVPLVIPTTPAVLQLRQSQATPTLKQLYADVTRYRYGTEAHLLEALQRLQLSPNDRERPLLVGIYETDRGGKYALVLRFSSPHFDLGAWQARQDKISRFFGPGVVAEITSPAEHTIDVALVVT
- the rsmH gene encoding 16S rRNA (cytosine(1402)-N(4))-methyltransferase RsmH, with translation MSCPNQNSYHVPVLALEVLAGLNLQAGGSYLDCTVGGGGHSALILAHQDTTVTAIDRDAAAIEFAQTRLQEFGERVHFWRGNFCEFVPPHRFHGIVADLGVSSAQLDSPDRGFSFRHTAPLDMRMDQSQALTAADIVNTYSETALADLIFTWGEERFSRAIAKGIVQARPLYTTTELAEVISRSVPPFYRRGRIHCATRTFQALRLAVNRELESLHAWLQVVPDWLEPGGRLVIISFHSLEDRLVKTAYKNDPRLVMVHKKPIVPTPQEIAQNPRARSAKLRIAERSRLVGNFGL
- a CDS encoding ABC transporter substrate-binding protein, translated to MTLGRWLTQFLLVLLAGLTTIGVVACDRLAKAPTTGGSSPSGQAQALKVGVLLPITGDLSAFGEPMVKAIEMAVETANGCGGVLGQPVQLVKEDDRTSETAGAEAMNKLATIDKVGAVVGAFGSGISSAALAVAVPNQVVMVSPASTSTVFTERAQKGEFQDFWNRTAPPDTYQAAALAKLAYNKGFRKVSTIVINNDYGVSFEKVFVETFKSLGGEILNEQDPSRYDPKATTFEAEVRKAFGNKPEAVAAALYPDTGAAVLKSAYELGLLEGVQLLLTDGVQTEAFPKAVGTKPDGKMIIAGALGTVPGADGKGLEQFQKDYEAKYNQPIGAFVPHAYDATTLILLGAEAAKSNQGAQIKTKIREVAAPPGAEVTNICEALQRVREGQDINYQGVSGNVDLDSNGDVQGAYDVWTVEPDGKIKIVDRISA
- a CDS encoding SpoIID/LytB domain-containing protein, with translation MVKTTIRSVLLALLLTVVSRVSPVFASVMLRVLVHEEPGEEIKVAVSQPGRLEVGGQVTPLSPGQWYAIPAFPPARITTSNNGLIQIQDTLYPGEIQISQWRNQTIAVNVLPLEEYLRSVVPSEMPASWHLDALMAQAVAARSYAINTQKQRKWGNAPYDLVSDTRDQVYKGFYRFDPQTGLTKPVIHPRSDQAVAATEGYILSPEFKGYYRARLKREWISWGNGYMPIADGQHLDQEMSNQMAKRGWNWLQILGWWYRTRPIKY
- a CDS encoding transcriptional repressor, with the translated sequence MTSPQQITKKQTLILNLLQQLQEAVSAQELHRRLKDQGYGMGLATVYRGLEALKQQGAIKAIITPTGETVYSALVLDRHHLYCLSCGHSFPIETCPLEALNIQLPATYKFHIYYHSLDFYGICDNCWQKKHLDQGQATESVNFQK